GAAATTATTTGCTCTGCTCCACAGGTAAATGTAATGGATACTGCAATCCGCTGATTTTCATGCCTATCGCCCATTCTTGTAAAgctatatttaactcacaagatACTTGGGAACTATAGAAGATCTTGTGATGAATGACCAAAAGTATTGTTCCCACTGGCTTGGCTGATAACAACACACCATTTTCACTTTTATTTACAAGTTTATGGCACATCAATTTTATTTACTCAAGGTTAAAACATGCATGGTAAGTTACTGATTTCGGTATTACTCCACAGAGGTGAAGCTAAGATTTGCAGTTTATGGGTTCCGGATTCGTCATCTAAGTCATAGCTTGTCTTAGTGATTGGATTCCCAATTAAATATTCATACATATTTTATGAATTTTCTAatacaaatatatatagagtTTACGCAAAAGCTACTTAGTTCATCCGAACCCGTAACTAATGTTTTTCCTCCGCCCCTGTTACACCATATGTTTTAAGGTGTTTTGGTGGCGCTAAATGTTATCCCAAAGTATAttttcttgaaatatgttattttTGATGAGATCATTTTCTAGTAGAGTATTTGGTTACTATGATCCAAGAAAAACGTTACAACAAAAAGatgaaaatttatttattttacttgGGGGCGGAGGTCATTTTTATCCACAAATATCTCAACTCATAATCTATATCACTTTCTTTGACCATTCTAACATTGTTGTCAATTTCTAATACTCAGAAATATCATCAAGCACAACCTTCGTACTCTATTCTTCACCTGTAATTATCATATATCGCATAATCCTATACGGACCAAACATTGGCATAAATGATCTAGATTTTCCAAGGTAAAACATTTGCTATAGAAATGCTTTCCTCCTTAATATAACACGTTTAAAGGAATATTTAAATGGCTAATTTGATTTCATAAACTAAAGGTGTAATCCTTTTTTAATTACCAGAGAGGCAGAGACTAGGCACTTTTTCCTTCTTTCAAGTTCGTGGGTACAGGCATCTAGCAGTTCACTGTCAATCATTTTGTGTATCATTTGAGGCTAGGGACCACGAAATTTCttagttaaaaaaaataaatcaaaataagGAAAAGACAATAATGTGGACTTACCACTCCCTTTGATAATGGACCTAAGTAGAATAAACAAATATAGGTATTAAAATAATCAAAAAAGCACAGGAGTTACCGCAAACCTACGGCTATAAAAGGGTAATGGAATCAATTGAATCTTACCATACTCTTGGATACCTTTTCTAACTCCTAATATCTCAAACTCCTCTTCAACCTTTTTTTTCTTATCGTTCAAATACACCATTGAAACACAAACTTAACAAAAAGGTCTAGCTAAAAATGGCACTTCCTGAAACACAACAAGATACAAAAACTCTCCCAGATGCCTGGGATTACAAAGGTCGACCAGCTGTTCGATCCTCGTCCGGCGGTTGGTCCAGCGCCGCCATGATTTTAGGTACCTTACCCTTTTCTCTCTTCTTTAGGATGGGTTCTATGAGTTCAATATAACTGAACCATTGCTATAGGCTTGAAAAATGTATACATACAGTGAAAAATATAAATCGATATAATAAGATCACTCTCCTGAAATCATTTACTCTTGATCTTGAACTTTTTATattgtttttttttaataaacTAATGATTGTTGTTTAAATTACTATAGGGATTGAGGCAGTGGAGAGGCTAACGACGTTAGGTATTGCTGTAAATCTGGTGACATACTTGACTGGAACCATGCATTTAGGAAATGCTAGTTCGGCCAACAACGTTACAAATTTTCTTGGAACTTCATTTATGCTCACTTTGCTTGGTGGTTTCGTAGCCGACACTTTTCTTGGACGGTTCGTGAACCTTTATATACCTTAAACTTTGGAAGTTCATATAGTAAAACTTATCTGTCACTAATTAACATCTTTGTTCTTTACTTTAATTATTGCAGATATCTTACAATTGGCATCTTTACCACTATTCAAGCCATGGTACGTTCCATTTTTTACATCTTGATTGGATTGGCTAATAGAAAAATCTTTCTTTTCTGAAGTGACTTCACTCACTTTTTTGAGTGCCATCATATTGGAGTTGGACTAATTAATCATATGGTCATCAAATcaacctttttctttttcttacgtGAGATTGATACATGTAAACTGATCTTAAATTTATTTAAAATCTGTGATGAGGAGAATGGAAAGAGTAAGAATGACAACCAGCAACGGAATAAAGAAAACTAAGAAAAACACCATGTTTAGATTGCATTGAAAACCAGTCAGATTATAGATGTTGTGAAGAGGAAAATCGAATAAGAAGGGAATTAAGATGGAGAAAATGTTTAATAACACTTGGTTTAATAATCAACTATTTTTATGAAGAATGAATTGGACATGGGCGTTGAAAGATCAATTATTATGAAACAAGAAAGTggaaagaaaaggaagaagaagaaaaatatatattaccTCCACTAGTTGAATTTTTTAAAAGAGAAAAGATTCTACAATTTATCATTTCTCTTTCTTCAAATAGAGTTCAAATTTGATATACTAATAGTATAAAGTTAAGTTATAACAACTCTTAGTAACAATCTGATATGATAACTTAAAAAATTAGAATTAACCTGTTATAACAGTACTGATTGATTTTCTTGATACTTATGATGAATAGGGTGTTACCATATTGACCATCTCCACAATAATCCCAAGCCTACGACCACCAAAGTGTTCCCCAGGGAGCTCAACATGCATTCCAGCAAGTTCCAAACAACTCATGGTTCTATACATAGCACTATACATGACGGCGCTCGGCACCGGCGGCCTGAAATCCAGCGTCTCCGGCTTCGGTTCCGACCAGTTCGACGAAACCGACAAGAAAGAAAGAGGACAGATGATAAAATTCTTCAACTGGTTCTTTTTCTTCATTAATGTGGGATCACTTGGTGCAGTGACAGTACTAGTGTATATTCAAGATAATTTGGGAAGAGAATATGGTTATGGAATATGTGCTTGTGCTATTGTTATTGGTTTGGTCATATTCTTATCGGGCACAAGAAAATATCGTTTCAAGAAACTTGTGGGAAGTCCATTGACACAAATTGCTTCAGTTTTTGTGGCTGCTTGGAACAAAAGGCATATGGAATTGCCTTCTGATTCTTCTCTTTTATACAATATTGATGATATTCCTGGGGATGGAAACAAAAAAGCTAAGCAGAGGTTGCCTCACAGCAAGGAATTCCggtgagtttttttttttctttttttaatcctTTAACTGCTAGTATTAACTGTCTTTTCACTATTATTGTCATCTAGTTCTTcacttttttccttttatttcgtTATATATATTTCCTTTTGAGACTGAAATAATTTTTGTTTTACatctttcttgttttttttttataaatagaaATAGCAACTTCTTATTTCTTCTTGACAGCCAAATTATTACTCCTATTTCTCCCCCTGGTAGGCTaattataattatattaacaAAGAATAGACTTCAATTTCTTTTACACTAAACTATACTAACTTTCTAGAGAATAATTTGAGTTCTAATAACTAAAAGTTATTCAAGCTCCAAATACTACCTTAAATCCTTCTATTGACTTGCAATTCACGAGTTCAATACATTATTAGAAAGAGAAGTGATCCTGTTAAACCATGTGCCATGTCCTGTAGATCATGCTAAGAATTGGAAATGAAGTTTTTATGTGCAAGTTATCATTTCTGGTTGGCTTGATTATTTCCTTGCATTATTTGAAATGTTTTGAACTTATCCCCATGGTAGGCCAAATGTTTGATAGCTAACCATCAACCAATTCAACAGCATCTccaatcaaatcccaaaattaTTTCCATTTTGTCGAAATATTTTAGGATATATAGACAACCAAGCTATATAAGATTTTGAACATTTTGCAAGTTGACTTGATCCTATGAGCCGCAgcatctctaccttcacaaggtaggaatAAAGTATGCGTACATATTATTTTGCTCAAACCCCACTTATAGAAttatactgagtttgttgttatttttgtttgAAAGTTAGACTTGAAACCTATTGAATATACACTAGCCTAAACCCTCCCCTACCCGAGGAATTTGGAATAGACCCTCTCTAATTCTTAACTAATCTTTTTTAATGTTTGGAAGTAGACCTTGCCGACTTATTGCCTACAGAGAGTGTGGTAGCTATATTTATAAAAACAAATTAAACAAACACGAGCGCACTTCTAATAGTACCTCATATATGCttcttttgtttttccttttcaaataatattttgctTACAAATCAAAAGGTGGTAATCATACacctttttttaataattaagtaGTGAGTAACAAAAAGAGATAAATAATACTGTCACTAACTTTTCCTTGATAACGACTTGACCTCACAGTAAATTTTGAAAACTACCACAAGTTGACGCTTAAACAAAAAAAATGGAAAATACAGCCTTTTGTTATCTTTCTTTTATGATCACATGATTCCTAATTCTTGTACCAATTTGTTCAATACAAGCGGTCTTagaaaaaaaaactgaatttgCTCAATTACATTGTTGGGGGAGCCGGGAGGGGTGGAGTAGGGGTGAGGAGAGAGGTGGGAGTAGAAAATATCAACAGAAACTGATAAATTTCTGAACTTCAAGGCTGTTTAAGTCACTGCGTCTAGAACCCCTTTATCTAGTAGTAACGTCATCTGTCAGATAAAATTACATATAGTAGTATTTTTCTcatcaaaaagaaagaaatgtTTGTACTATACTTTAGATGAAGATGCAGTGAACACTTAGTCTTTTAAGAATAAAAAGGAAACCAAGATCACGAGACCATCTTAGCCAGTCTGTCACCTAATCGATCTTCACGCCCCTTGCCTGGTGCCCATACAACTTGTCAAGTTTTAAATCaagaaaaacaaaatataaagaagaataAGTGGAGGACAATAATAGAATTAGCTTcgtgcttcttctttttttttttttttttttttaaattttctaacTTGACGTTTTATTAACAATAATGTCCGCAATGAAAGACAAATGCATCATTAAATTCCAATTATATTGTGGGCCAAATTTTGACCAtggattttgtttttattttgcaGTTTCTTGGACAAGGCAGCCATTAAAGTACAGGACCCTGAATCCGCTGGAATTACCGTGGTAAATAAATGGAACTTATCAACTTTAACCGACGTTGAAGAAGTAAAATTGGTAGTCCGAATGTTACCAACATGGGCCACGACCATTATGTTTTGGACTGTCTATGCTCAAATGACAACATTTTCCGTGTCACAAGCTACAACCATGGACCGTCACATCGGAAATTTCGAAATTCCTCCGGCTTCATTGACACTCTTCTTCGTCGGAAGTATCCTCCTAACGTGCATATTCTACGACCGCGCTGTCGTTCCGGTTTGCCGACGTGTCCTCAACAACCCTCACGGTACAAGCCCGTTGCAACGTATTGCAGTTGGCTTAATCCTTTCAATTATAGCCATGATTGCTGCTGCTTTAACTGAAGTGAAAAGATTGAATGTTGCACATTTGCATGGATTGACCAATGATGCTAATGCAAAGGTTCCTTTGAGTGTTTTTTGGTTAGTCCCACAATTCTTGCTAGTAGGGGCAGGTGAGGCATTTACTTACATTGGACAACTTGATTTCTTTCTAAGGGAATGTCCTAAAGGGATGAAGACAATGAGCACAGGGTTATTCTTGAGTACACTTTCACTAGGGTTTTTCTTTAGTTCTATTTTGGTGACTATAGTGCACAAGGTGACAGGGAAAAACCCATGGTTAGCTGATAATTTAAACCAAGGGAGGCTCTATGATTTCTATTGGCTATTGGCAACGTTGAGTGtgttgaatttgatgattttCTTGTTTATTTCGAGACGGTATGTGTACAAGGAGAAGAGGCTTGCTGAGTGTGGGATTGAAATGGAGGATTCAGAACCAGCTTGCCACTAAATTACACAAGCCAATTATCTTCGTGAAAacaaattagttttttttttcttccttttttctcttttggttttcgggtttttttcccttttttgcaaaaaaaaaaaaaaaaaaaaaaaaaaaaaccttattGGAAAAGGTTACGACTTACGTGTGTATGGTATAACCTAGATGTATATGTACAAAGAATGGGGAAAGAGCCTAGTTAATGACAAGTTGTAGAGCTCTTTCCAATCTTCCTTTCTCCCTTGTATCTGTAGAATAACCCAAGTAATATTAAATCAAATGCAATGCAAGAGCCAGCTTCCCACTGAAAGTATTGTTTTCTTCTGGTATTTCTTATTTTCTTATGTTTTACTTTTCCTATATATCTTAACGCTTAGCTCAGTAATAATCAAACTATTCAACGTTTTATTACTAGTCTTTTGATTTACTTTGTTAGgtgtaaaaataaaaacaaaaatttagatCTTGGAAGCTGTACAGAACTTCAATTTAGAAAAAAACATTATAGATTCTTAAGTAATTTGTATGATTAATTTGTTCAGATTCCA
The DNA window shown above is from Nicotiana tomentosiformis chromosome 8, ASM39032v3, whole genome shotgun sequence and carries:
- the LOC104104591 gene encoding protein NRT1/ PTR FAMILY 6.3-like, which translates into the protein MALPETQQDTKTLPDAWDYKGRPAVRSSSGGWSSAAMILGIEAVERLTTLGIAVNLVTYLTGTMHLGNASSANNVTNFLGTSFMLTLLGGFVADTFLGRYLTIGIFTTIQAMGVTILTISTIIPSLRPPKCSPGSSTCIPASSKQLMVLYIALYMTALGTGGLKSSVSGFGSDQFDETDKKERGQMIKFFNWFFFFINVGSLGAVTVLVYIQDNLGREYGYGICACAIVIGLVIFLSGTRKYRFKKLVGSPLTQIASVFVAAWNKRHMELPSDSSLLYNIDDIPGDGNKKAKQRLPHSKEFRFLDKAAIKVQDPESAGITVVNKWNLSTLTDVEEVKLVVRMLPTWATTIMFWTVYAQMTTFSVSQATTMDRHIGNFEIPPASLTLFFVGSILLTCIFYDRAVVPVCRRVLNNPHGTSPLQRIAVGLILSIIAMIAAALTEVKRLNVAHLHGLTNDANAKVPLSVFWLVPQFLLVGAGEAFTYIGQLDFFLRECPKGMKTMSTGLFLSTLSLGFFFSSILVTIVHKVTGKNPWLADNLNQGRLYDFYWLLATLSVLNLMIFLFISRRYVYKEKRLAECGIEMEDSEPACH